The Streptomyces sp. Je 1-332 genome has a window encoding:
- a CDS encoding 2OG-Fe(II) oxygenase: MSQTGVHHASPYLPVLRAPAELASLRRLLTGKPARPVHLDGFLPAGQAARLAGALRAMPRWTRSPVLWDDALLETTPVALEEFRDAPSRRRAAVRQVAQDIPKLFDDGSTFPAGHRAALSDFFVFAGMGPVLVDLLAQWIAPGAPITTNVEFARYGTDDYLGEHSDTGSDTLFVLNLYLDEAYKQSDGGVLGFRNEEGEEFLMPARYNSLSVMPIRRGCVHWVSPWRRDSVGRHTVSIAATPTADRDETAEKAVRHA, translated from the coding sequence ATGAGCCAGACGGGCGTGCACCACGCCTCACCGTATCTGCCTGTCCTGCGCGCCCCCGCGGAACTGGCCTCCCTGCGGCGCCTGTTGACCGGGAAGCCCGCCCGACCGGTCCACCTGGACGGGTTCCTGCCCGCCGGGCAGGCCGCCCGGCTCGCCGGCGCCCTCCGGGCGATGCCGCGGTGGACCCGCAGCCCTGTGCTCTGGGACGACGCGCTCCTGGAGACGACCCCGGTGGCCCTGGAGGAGTTCCGCGACGCGCCATCCCGCCGCCGGGCTGCGGTGCGCCAAGTCGCCCAGGACATACCAAAATTGTTCGACGATGGCTCCACCTTCCCTGCCGGGCACCGCGCGGCCCTCTCCGACTTCTTCGTCTTCGCGGGCATGGGGCCGGTGCTGGTGGACCTGCTGGCCCAGTGGATAGCGCCCGGCGCACCGATCACCACCAATGTGGAGTTCGCCCGTTACGGGACGGACGACTACCTGGGCGAACACTCCGACACGGGCTCCGACACCCTCTTCGTCCTCAACCTCTACCTGGACGAGGCCTACAAGCAGAGCGACGGCGGCGTACTGGGCTTTCGCAACGAGGAGGGTGAGGAGTTCCTGATGCCCGCGCGGTACAACAGCCTCTCCGTGATGCCGATCCGCCGAGGCTGCGTGCACTGGGTCTCCCCGTGGCGCCGCGACAGCGTCGGCCGCCACACGGTGAGCATCGCCGCGACGCCGACGGCGGATCGGGACGAGACGGCGGAGAAGGCGGTCCGGCATGCCTGA
- a CDS encoding radical SAM protein encodes MPEAPVLLGMPELPARPGAAAGAPYSVVLSFPPLVELSFGRYFPSLAVLGGFLTSRGVGSHQWDLNEEFALHLLEPAHLEAAGQGRPTGIEGDFVEEMSAVAGRWLKEGRDQLFDAEGRHDFASVTGPAYLLTALARPYLIDPEPEWLSDPCLLDSDRTLVYRRYFDSLDLAARIPADAALFGISLPMGPQLVPGLILAREVKRVRPDIKVVLGGPTVSLMDDELLTTLLTVHRQIDAVVRYDGELPLATLCKQVAPGGAWQPTLVPGVSALTGENGVVHASPGPGLHPNVLPPAEYDPQLLGRLADAELGIVQARGCYWGKCDYCDFVEQYDGSPAYRGRSVKSFVAEIEHQVDTHGVRQFELITESIPPAFSRRFSQEVLDRGLNISWSSFAMVDRRFDAETLELMARAGCAFLVIGMETTNTRVLKLVHKSADREENLRFIRDAHRAGVNLRINLIPDLPSTTLTEAMEALDDISQVAECVEAFSIFPFEATRSSEVGRNPEKFGLVVAENASGLANQAQYALNHLGNIDPAMTDEERGRVHRTYQDFAIRHGSGHMRETGPGFLSELPDDDQLFRFAVGHLDVLPRGHELLVTQVLRRERTVLPAAVASRLTPWLSGSPLSLRELTEVFGEAAAHQVLTALIESRLLTAAPARALVA; translated from the coding sequence ATGCCTGAGGCCCCCGTGTTGCTCGGAATGCCCGAGCTGCCCGCCCGGCCCGGAGCGGCGGCGGGTGCCCCGTACTCCGTCGTCCTGAGCTTCCCGCCGCTCGTCGAGCTCAGCTTCGGCCGCTACTTCCCGTCCCTCGCAGTGCTCGGCGGCTTCCTCACCAGCCGCGGCGTCGGCTCCCACCAGTGGGACCTCAATGAGGAGTTCGCCCTGCACCTGCTGGAGCCCGCACACCTGGAGGCCGCCGGGCAGGGCCGTCCGACCGGGATCGAGGGCGACTTCGTCGAGGAGATGAGCGCCGTCGCGGGCCGCTGGCTGAAGGAGGGCCGTGACCAACTGTTCGATGCGGAGGGACGTCACGACTTCGCTTCGGTGACCGGACCCGCGTACCTGCTCACCGCGCTTGCCCGGCCCTACCTCATCGACCCGGAACCGGAGTGGCTGAGCGACCCCTGCCTGCTCGACTCGGACCGCACTCTGGTGTATCGCCGCTACTTCGACAGCCTCGACCTCGCCGCTCGCATCCCGGCGGACGCCGCCCTCTTCGGGATCTCCCTGCCGATGGGTCCGCAGCTCGTCCCCGGGCTGATCCTGGCCCGCGAGGTCAAGCGCGTGAGACCCGACATCAAGGTCGTGCTCGGCGGCCCGACGGTGTCGCTGATGGACGATGAACTGCTGACCACCCTGCTGACCGTGCACCGGCAGATCGACGCGGTCGTCCGTTACGACGGTGAACTCCCCCTCGCCACATTGTGCAAGCAGGTTGCGCCCGGTGGCGCCTGGCAGCCGACGCTGGTGCCGGGCGTCTCCGCTCTGACCGGCGAGAACGGTGTCGTGCACGCCTCTCCGGGGCCGGGCCTCCACCCGAACGTACTGCCGCCCGCGGAGTACGACCCGCAACTGCTGGGCCGTCTCGCCGACGCCGAACTCGGCATCGTGCAGGCGCGCGGCTGCTACTGGGGCAAGTGCGACTACTGCGACTTCGTCGAGCAGTACGACGGAAGCCCCGCCTACCGGGGCAGGTCAGTGAAGTCCTTCGTCGCGGAAATCGAGCACCAGGTCGACACCCACGGCGTCCGACAGTTCGAGCTGATCACCGAGTCCATCCCGCCGGCCTTCTCCCGCCGTTTCTCCCAGGAAGTGCTGGACCGGGGGCTGAACATCTCCTGGAGCTCGTTCGCCATGGTGGACCGGCGGTTCGACGCCGAGACCCTCGAACTCATGGCCCGGGCCGGCTGCGCGTTCCTCGTCATCGGCATGGAGACCACCAACACGCGTGTGCTGAAGCTGGTCCACAAGTCCGCCGACCGAGAGGAGAACCTCCGCTTCATCCGGGACGCGCACCGGGCGGGAGTGAACCTGCGGATCAACCTCATCCCCGACCTGCCCTCCACGACACTGACCGAGGCAATGGAGGCTCTGGACGACATCTCCCAGGTCGCGGAGTGCGTGGAGGCGTTCTCCATCTTCCCCTTCGAAGCCACCCGGTCCTCCGAAGTGGGCCGCAACCCGGAGAAGTTCGGCCTGGTCGTCGCGGAGAACGCGTCGGGTCTCGCGAACCAGGCCCAGTACGCACTGAACCACCTGGGCAACATCGACCCCGCCATGACCGACGAGGAACGCGGTCGGGTCCACCGCACCTACCAAGACTTCGCGATCCGGCACGGCTCCGGGCACATGCGGGAGACGGGTCCAGGCTTCCTGTCCGAACTGCCGGACGATGACCAGCTGTTCAGGTTCGCCGTCGGCCACCTCGACGTCCTGCCACGCGGCCATGAACTGCTGGTCACTCAGGTGCTGCGGCGCGAGAGGACCGTCCTGCCGGCCGCCGTGGCATCGCGCCTGACGCCGTGGCTGAGCGGATCGCCCCTCTCACTGCGGGAGCTGACCGAGGTGTTCGGGGAGGCGGCGGCACACCAGGTGCTGACGGCGCTGATCGAGTCGCGGTTGCTGACGGCCGCTCCGGCGAGGGCCCTCGTCGCGTGA
- a CDS encoding 2OG-Fe(II) oxygenase codes for MTTGETLQQPAAVPTAAARHIAHAHLTEAALGSVRDWYGAEHATPLHLTDFLVPELATRLSAALRAVPTWARHASLIEKGQEPTEYWGEEADTATDATASQFRVPDIHELFADGVLPPEHRRTLEEFFVFAVLSDTFRDWLRAGTGLRLRKRTAMELAAYRNSDGLGDHQDLMPGRVFAVNFYLDEGYRAEHGGRLGYRNGRGEEFRAAPLFNSLSIIPIREDCWHWVEPFSGDRVGRYTIAMAQHLEES; via the coding sequence ATGACCACGGGTGAGACCCTCCAGCAGCCTGCGGCCGTCCCGACAGCCGCCGCCCGGCACATCGCCCACGCCCACCTCACCGAAGCGGCCTTGGGCTCCGTACGCGACTGGTACGGAGCGGAACACGCCACGCCGCTGCACCTCACCGACTTCCTGGTGCCGGAGCTGGCCACGCGGCTCTCCGCCGCGCTGCGTGCCGTACCCACCTGGGCGCGGCACGCCTCCTTGATCGAGAAGGGCCAGGAGCCGACCGAGTACTGGGGAGAGGAGGCGGACACGGCGACGGACGCCACCGCGTCCCAGTTCCGGGTCCCCGACATCCACGAACTCTTCGCCGACGGCGTCCTGCCGCCGGAACACCGCCGGACTCTGGAGGAGTTCTTCGTCTTCGCCGTCCTTTCCGACACCTTCCGGGACTGGTTGAGGGCCGGAACGGGCCTGCGCCTGCGCAAGCGCACCGCCATGGAACTGGCCGCCTACCGGAACTCCGACGGGCTCGGCGACCACCAGGACCTCATGCCGGGGCGGGTGTTCGCCGTCAACTTCTATCTCGACGAGGGCTACCGGGCCGAGCACGGCGGACGGCTGGGCTACCGCAACGGACGGGGCGAGGAGTTCCGTGCCGCACCGCTCTTCAACAGCCTTTCCATCATCCCGATCCGCGAGGACTGCTGGCACTGGGTCGAACCCTTCAGCGGTGACCGGGTCGGCCGGTACACCATCGCCATGGCGCAACACCTGGAGGAGAGCTGA